In the genome of Flavobacterium panacagri, one region contains:
- a CDS encoding cysteine desulfurase family protein, with amino-acid sequence MSHQQNIYLDNNSTTRVDARVLNAMLPYFTDLYANSTSSHIAGLTVNEAVENAAWQVAALINADAEEIIFTSGATEAINLAIKGLVNQDKKHIITISTEHKAVLETCGFMESNGFEVSYLEVDRDGLLDLNLLKETITDKTLIFIGMFSNNETGVIQNSSEISKILKSKNVFFLCDATQAVGKIPIDVKAFGIDLLTLSAHKFYGPKGVGALYVSAKAQVKLIPQILGGGQQRKLRSGTLNVPGIIGLGKASEIAVNELEKDSNRIHLLRNKLESGLLQFEGSFVNGNTQNRIYNTTNICFPGVNSEQLIMALGNISVSNGSSCSAVTSEPSHVLKAMGLSDEEALSSIRFSLGRFTTDEEIDITVERVLTLAQQFVLPRRH; translated from the coding sequence ATGTCACATCAACAAAATATTTATCTTGATAATAACTCCACGACTCGTGTTGATGCACGCGTTTTGAATGCTATGCTTCCCTATTTTACTGATTTGTATGCCAATTCTACAAGCAGTCATATTGCAGGACTAACGGTAAACGAAGCTGTAGAAAATGCTGCTTGGCAAGTTGCTGCTTTAATTAATGCAGACGCTGAAGAAATTATTTTTACTTCGGGAGCTACAGAAGCAATCAATCTGGCAATTAAAGGTCTAGTTAATCAAGATAAAAAACATATAATCACTATTTCTACAGAACATAAGGCAGTTCTTGAAACTTGTGGTTTTATGGAAAGTAATGGTTTTGAAGTCAGTTATTTAGAGGTTGACAGAGACGGACTTTTAGACCTTAATCTTTTAAAGGAGACCATAACCGATAAAACTCTGATTTTCATTGGAATGTTTTCTAATAATGAAACTGGTGTCATACAAAACAGCAGCGAAATTTCTAAAATACTCAAAAGTAAAAATGTGTTTTTTTTGTGTGATGCTACACAAGCAGTTGGTAAAATTCCGATTGATGTTAAAGCTTTCGGAATCGATCTTTTAACTTTGTCTGCTCATAAATTTTATGGCCCGAAAGGAGTTGGTGCTTTGTATGTTTCGGCGAAAGCCCAAGTAAAATTAATTCCTCAGATTTTAGGTGGAGGACAACAGCGAAAACTACGCAGTGGCACACTCAACGTTCCTGGAATTATCGGTTTAGGTAAAGCATCAGAAATAGCTGTAAATGAATTAGAAAAAGACTCAAATAGAATTCATCTATTACGAAATAAACTCGAATCTGGATTACTACAATTCGAAGGCTCTTTCGTAAACGGAAACACTCAAAACCGAATTTATAATACTACTAATATTTGTTTTCCGGGTGTGAATTCGGAGCAGCTTATTATGGCTTTGGGGAATATATCGGTTTCTAATGGTTCGTCTTGTTCTGCGGTTACTTCGGAGCCTTCACATGTTCTGAAAGCAATGGGATTGTCTGATGAAGAAGCTTTGAGTTCCATTCGTTTTAGTTTGGGACGATTTACTACTGATGAAGAAATTGATATTACGGTTGAACGGGTTTTAACTTTGGCTCAACAATTTGTTTTGCCACGAAGGCACTAA